A stretch of the Flavobacterium sp. 5 genome encodes the following:
- a CDS encoding NAD(P)H-dependent oxidoreductase → MKKVFIINGGQKFAHSGGKFNQTVENWTIDFLSKSNNYEIKTTNINDEVSLKEEVEKFVWADLIIYHTPVWWFQLPNGFKKYIDDVFTEGHNNGIYRSDGRSRVNPDINYGTGGLLHGRKYMLTTSWNAPKTAFTLPGEFFEETSVDDGAMFGFHKMNKFTGMEKLNSFHFHDVEKGATSENINIFQQDYTQHLEQTLKTL, encoded by the coding sequence ATGAAAAAAGTATTTATCATTAACGGCGGGCAAAAATTTGCTCATTCAGGAGGAAAATTCAATCAAACTGTCGAAAATTGGACAATTGATTTTCTTTCTAAAAGTAACAATTACGAAATAAAAACAACCAATATTAACGACGAAGTCAGCCTGAAAGAAGAAGTTGAAAAATTCGTTTGGGCAGATTTAATCATTTACCACACACCAGTTTGGTGGTTCCAATTGCCAAACGGTTTTAAAAAATACATTGACGACGTTTTTACCGAAGGACACAACAACGGAATTTACAGAAGCGATGGAAGAAGTCGTGTCAATCCAGATATCAATTACGGAACTGGTGGACTTTTACACGGACGAAAATACATGTTGACCACAAGCTGGAATGCACCAAAAACTGCTTTTACATTGCCAGGAGAATTCTTCGAAGAAACATCTGTTGATGATGGGGCAATGTTTGGTTTTCATAAAATGAATAAATTTACAGGAATGGAAAAGTTAAATAGTTTTCATTTTCACGATGTCGAAAAAGGAGCAACCTCCGAAAATATTAACATTTTTCAGCAAGATTACACACAACATTTAGAACAAACTCTTAAAACTTTATAA
- a CDS encoding putative quinol monooxygenase: MIAITAIIKSKPDKTQQVLSMLNYVITETRKEAACKRYDLHYNETEFVLWEEWENQDGLDLHNKAPHLLNFIDEIGDLVDEGIQVYKTSSFL, translated from the coding sequence ATGATAGCCATCACTGCTATAATAAAAAGCAAACCCGATAAAACTCAACAAGTTTTATCAATGCTTAACTATGTAATTACCGAAACCAGAAAAGAAGCAGCTTGTAAACGTTATGATTTGCATTATAACGAAACTGAATTCGTTCTTTGGGAAGAATGGGAAAATCAGGATGGATTAGATTTGCATAATAAAGCACCTCATTTGCTAAATTTCATTGATGAAATTGGTGATTTAGTAGATGAAGGAATTCAGGTTTATAAAACTTCTTCATTTTTGTAA
- a CDS encoding TonB-dependent receptor — MTNYFVASKSKHFKCFVFLILMFVVSLQSSAQTTVTGIISDMHGPVPGANVNLKGSNSGVSTDYDGKYSINNVPSNGVLVFSFLGYKNKEVSVSGRNTINVVLEEESNSLKEIVVIGYGAQRKEAVTGSVSSIRGADIREVPSANVTQALQGRLAGVQISQTSTKPGSTMQIRVRGTRSLTAGNDPLVVLDGIPFSGTLADISPENIKSIDILKDASATAIYGSRGANGVILVSSNRGTKGQKVAVAYNTYTGLKTAVKYPMMEGPKYAEFRKYAGKNLVNGADESDDVNTDWQDLFYRDAIVTNHDVAVTGGTENGNYSVGVNYYKDQAVMPGSEYNRYAIRAAIDQELGILRLGFSTNSNFSITDGAGLGMYGVLSMSPIANPYNEDGSQKRTVKMPQDEQWVYTRESMNNLGDKWVDRSKAFGSYNSLYAELKIPAVDGLKARVNLGGNYRNNNSGTYTGIGVFSSDPKNPNNASVGNSLSTSWTVESLLTYDHTFAKKHKVNALAMYSSAQDSYNSSLISRKNIAGDNFQYFNLAQTSTGSSDDISIKSEDQTYTQSGLLSYMARAMYSYDDRYMVSATVRSDASSRLAPSNQWHTYPAFSAGWNISKEGFMQNVKWINSLKLRGGYGETSNQSVAPYATLGVLSTRPYNFGSTNAIGNYVTTLPNSNLGWEYSITTNLGLDFSILNNRLSGTAEYYTTDTKDLLLSVGLPVTSGVNSYVGNVGSTQNKGWELSLNGVILDNYNGWTWDAGVNFYGNKNKLVSLASGRMEDKDNWWFVGKPLNVIYDYEKLGLYQTDAEAKLYEGAGGAAGMIKVKYTGDYNADGTPKRLIGADDRQVLNADPDFQGGFNTHVGYKGFDLSIVGLFQSGGILNSTLYGSNGYLNINDGRRGQIDVDYWTPTNTDAQFPKPGGPTESNNPKYGSTLGYFDGSFVKLKTITLGYSLNKEWIKTAGMEKLKLYCTIQNPWVIYSPYHKLSGLDPETNSYANDGSNMAVAYDKKLSRLLTVGYNTPQSRNLILGLNIIF; from the coding sequence ATGACTAACTATTTTGTTGCAAGCAAATCAAAGCATTTTAAGTGTTTTGTTTTTTTGATCTTAATGTTTGTGGTATCACTTCAATCGAGTGCACAAACAACAGTTACAGGAATAATATCAGATATGCATGGTCCTGTTCCTGGAGCTAATGTGAATTTAAAAGGTTCTAATAGCGGAGTAAGTACCGACTATGACGGTAAATATTCAATTAATAATGTTCCTTCAAACGGTGTACTTGTTTTTAGTTTTTTAGGATATAAAAACAAAGAGGTATCAGTAAGTGGTCGTAATACAATAAATGTGGTTCTCGAAGAAGAATCAAATTCTTTAAAAGAAATTGTTGTAATCGGATATGGAGCTCAACGAAAGGAAGCAGTAACTGGATCGGTATCGTCGATTAGAGGTGCTGATATTAGAGAAGTACCTTCGGCAAACGTTACACAGGCGCTACAAGGAAGATTAGCAGGTGTGCAGATATCGCAAACGTCTACAAAACCAGGTTCTACTATGCAAATACGAGTTCGTGGAACGCGCTCTCTTACTGCAGGAAATGATCCATTAGTAGTATTAGATGGTATACCTTTTTCTGGAACTTTAGCCGATATTAGTCCTGAAAATATTAAAAGTATTGATATTCTAAAAGATGCATCTGCTACAGCAATATATGGTTCACGTGGAGCTAATGGAGTTATTTTAGTTTCAAGCAACAGAGGAACCAAAGGGCAAAAGGTTGCAGTGGCTTATAATACGTACACAGGTTTGAAAACGGCAGTGAAGTATCCAATGATGGAGGGACCTAAATATGCTGAATTTCGTAAATATGCAGGAAAGAACCTTGTGAATGGTGCAGACGAGTCTGATGATGTAAATACTGATTGGCAAGATTTATTTTATAGAGATGCAATTGTTACGAATCATGACGTTGCCGTTACTGGTGGAACTGAAAATGGTAATTATAGTGTAGGTGTAAACTATTACAAAGATCAAGCAGTGATGCCAGGTTCAGAATATAATCGTTACGCTATACGTGCTGCGATAGATCAAGAGTTAGGTATTTTACGCTTAGGTTTTTCTACAAATAGTAATTTTAGTATTACAGATGGTGCTGGATTAGGAATGTACGGAGTATTGAGCATGTCTCCAATCGCTAATCCTTACAATGAAGATGGTTCACAAAAGAGAACGGTTAAAATGCCACAAGATGAACAATGGGTTTATACAAGAGAAAGTATGAACAATTTAGGGGATAAATGGGTGGATAGAAGTAAAGCTTTTGGATCTTATAACTCACTTTATGCAGAATTGAAAATTCCAGCAGTAGATGGTTTAAAAGCACGCGTTAACTTAGGAGGGAATTACCGTAATAATAATTCAGGTACTTATACAGGAATTGGGGTTTTTAGTTCGGATCCTAAAAATCCAAATAATGCTTCGGTAGGAAATTCATTGTCAACTAGTTGGACAGTTGAAAGTTTGTTAACATATGATCATACATTTGCAAAAAAGCATAAAGTAAATGCTCTTGCAATGTATTCTTCTGCACAGGATAGTTATAATAGCTCTTTAATTTCAAGAAAAAATATTGCAGGTGATAATTTTCAATATTTTAATTTAGCACAAACTTCGACAGGAAGTAGCGACGATATATCAATTAAAAGTGAAGATCAAACTTATACGCAAAGTGGATTACTTTCTTATATGGCTCGTGCGATGTACTCTTATGATGATCGTTATATGGTAAGTGCTACAGTTCGTTCAGATGCTTCATCACGTTTGGCTCCTTCTAATCAATGGCATACTTATCCTGCATTTTCTGCTGGTTGGAATATCAGTAAAGAAGGATTCATGCAAAATGTCAAATGGATTAATTCATTAAAATTACGTGGTGGTTATGGAGAAACTTCAAATCAGTCTGTTGCTCCTTATGCAACGCTTGGAGTTTTGAGCACTAGACCATATAATTTTGGAAGTACTAATGCGATAGGAAATTATGTGACTACGCTTCCTAATTCTAATTTGGGATGGGAATATTCAATTACTACTAATTTAGGGTTAGATTTTTCAATTTTAAACAATCGTTTGTCTGGTACGGCTGAATACTACACTACAGATACAAAAGACTTACTTTTAAGTGTTGGTCTTCCTGTAACTTCAGGTGTTAATTCATATGTTGGAAACGTTGGATCAACTCAAAATAAAGGTTGGGAACTTTCATTAAATGGCGTTATTTTAGATAATTACAATGGATGGACTTGGGATGCCGGAGTTAATTTTTATGGTAATAAAAATAAACTTGTATCTCTTGCTTCTGGGCGAATGGAAGACAAAGACAATTGGTGGTTTGTTGGAAAACCTCTTAACGTAATTTATGATTATGAAAAGCTTGGTCTATATCAAACCGATGCTGAAGCCAAATTGTATGAAGGTGCTGGAGGTGCTGCTGGTATGATTAAAGTTAAATACACAGGAGATTATAATGCTGATGGTACGCCAAAAAGATTGATTGGGGCTGATGACAGACAAGTTCTAAATGCTGATCCAGATTTTCAAGGTGGTTTTAATACTCATGTTGGTTATAAAGGATTTGATTTAAGTATAGTTGGGCTTTTTCAAAGTGGTGGAATTTTAAACAGTACTCTTTATGGTTCTAACGGATATTTAAACATAAATGATGGACGTAGAGGACAAATTGATGTTGATTACTGGACACCAACTAATACAGATGCGCAATTTCCTAAACCAGGTGGGCCAACAGAAAGTAATAATCCAAAATATGGTTCAACTCTAGGGTATTTTGATGGTTCATTTGTTAAATTGAAAACAATTACTTTAGGGTATAGTCTTAATAAAGAATGGATTAAAACTGCTGGTATGGAAAAATTAAAACTGTATTGCACTATTCAAAATCCATGGGTAATTTATTCTCCTTATCACAAATTATCAGGATTGGATCCAGAGACAAATTCCTATGCAAATGATGGATCCAACATGGCGGTTGCTTATGATAAAAAGTTGAGCCGTTTATTAACTGTAGGATACAATACTCCTCAGTCCCGTAATTTAATTTTAGGTCTTAATATAATATTTTAA
- a CDS encoding RagB/SusD family nutrient uptake outer membrane protein — protein sequence MKHIKIKKYITTVVASAFLVSCTNVLEENPRAIFTPDYFSTQEGVMGGITSMYGHLRYMYGNGYFLNTGQIATDESTWGQNSDGNVKNLDFSGVGTINPDTSNTGIVWNNTFPNINTASGVIENATKIGTISTGLIAEARFFRAFDYFLLVQTFGGVPLDLGAGELKFNSSTVRTSVRNTVPEVYSKAIFPDLIQAVNDLPVAGRVTGGVTKTVARLYLAKAYLTFGWWLENPNSIPTYPASSRTDLDGHNAAWYFQQAYDIAAAAIDDPGSFGLVPSFYDVSVATKDRNKEMLLYADHTQSSAIYNGGDLSYSGGGFSTDYFAGWFEQFNYTGVRSSTSSSEWKSVSSVQREAEQHLGRPWTMLAPPIEVFKNTFADKVNDSRYDGTFTTVYRGNWAKAGIAQSVLYNANYLPVANGEAILTFLDDDTAGIDYSNSAFNSSIGAGVLPGRADYVVEPSVFSRICYPGVWKLGPYRTDNGTGLGSPNGSSTRPFPVAKFSELYFIAAEAAVKGAMVQGGKSARDLINVIRARAGKWTFNNNGNVVKVQDNSAAMMAATPAVITIDYILAERSREYFGEGYRWYDLARTQKWIQYANSFTIAGATNPNDWKDHTVKTFTRTITTANYLRPIPVSQLNALEMSAEEKAVYQNPGY from the coding sequence ATGAAACATATAAAAATAAAAAAATATATTACCACTGTAGTAGCTTCTGCTTTTTTAGTAAGCTGTACAAATGTGTTGGAGGAAAATCCGCGAGCAATTTTTACACCTGATTATTTTTCAACACAAGAAGGAGTAATGGGAGGAATTACATCAATGTATGGACATTTGCGATATATGTATGGCAATGGTTATTTTTTGAATACAGGTCAAATTGCTACTGATGAATCTACTTGGGGACAAAATTCCGATGGAAATGTTAAAAACCTTGATTTTTCTGGCGTTGGAACAATTAATCCAGATACTAGTAATACTGGAATAGTATGGAATAATACTTTTCCTAATATAAATACGGCTAGTGGGGTTATTGAAAATGCAACAAAAATTGGAACAATTTCAACTGGATTAATTGCAGAAGCAAGATTTTTCAGAGCTTTTGATTATTTTTTATTGGTACAGACATTTGGAGGGGTACCATTAGATTTAGGTGCAGGAGAATTGAAGTTCAATTCTTCTACTGTAAGGACTTCTGTTCGTAACACAGTTCCAGAAGTATATAGCAAAGCGATATTTCCTGATTTAATACAAGCTGTAAATGATTTACCAGTAGCTGGTCGTGTTACTGGTGGGGTAACCAAAACAGTTGCACGCCTTTATTTAGCAAAAGCATATTTGACTTTCGGATGGTGGTTGGAAAACCCAAATAGTATCCCTACTTATCCTGCATCAAGTAGAACTGATTTGGATGGACATAATGCAGCGTGGTATTTCCAACAAGCTTATGATATTGCTGCTGCGGCTATTGATGATCCTGGATCTTTTGGATTAGTGCCTTCTTTCTATGATGTTAGTGTAGCAACAAAAGATCGTAATAAAGAAATGTTATTGTACGCAGATCATACACAATCAAGTGCTATTTACAATGGTGGAGATTTGAGTTATAGTGGTGGTGGTTTTAGTACGGATTATTTTGCAGGGTGGTTCGAACAATTTAATTACACTGGAGTTAGGAGTTCAACTAGTAGTTCTGAATGGAAGTCAGTAAGTTCAGTTCAACGTGAAGCAGAACAGCATTTAGGTCGCCCTTGGACAATGTTAGCTCCTCCTATTGAAGTTTTTAAAAACACTTTTGCGGATAAAGTTAATGATTCTCGTTATGATGGTACTTTTACAACAGTATATCGTGGCAATTGGGCTAAAGCTGGTATTGCTCAATCCGTACTATACAATGCTAACTATTTGCCTGTAGCTAATGGAGAAGCTATTTTAACTTTCTTAGATGATGATACTGCTGGAATTGATTATTCAAATTCTGCTTTTAATAGCTCTATTGGAGCAGGTGTTTTACCAGGTAGAGCTGATTATGTTGTCGAACCAAGTGTTTTTTCAAGAATTTGTTATCCTGGAGTTTGGAAACTTGGACCATACCGTACAGATAATGGTACTGGTTTGGGGTCACCAAATGGAAGTAGTACTAGACCGTTCCCGGTAGCTAAATTTTCGGAATTATATTTTATTGCTGCTGAAGCTGCTGTGAAAGGAGCTATGGTGCAAGGAGGTAAAAGTGCAAGAGATTTAATTAATGTTATTCGTGCACGTGCAGGGAAATGGACTTTTAATAATAATGGAAATGTTGTCAAAGTACAGGACAATAGTGCAGCAATGATGGCGGCTACTCCAGCTGTAATTACTATTGATTATATTCTGGCTGAACGCTCTCGTGAATATTTTGGAGAAGGATACAGATGGTATGATTTAGCTCGTACTCAAAAATGGATTCAATATGCTAATTCATTTACAATTGCTGGAGCAACTAATCCAAACGATTGGAAAGATCATACAGTAAAAACATTTACCCGTACGATTACAACTGCTAATTATCTTCGCCCTATTCCAGTGAGTCAGCTTAATGCTTTAGAAATGAGTGCAGAAGAGAAAGCTGTTTATCAAAACCCTGGATACTAG
- a CDS encoding glycoside hydrolase family 43 protein, which produces MKKRYIIFLFSVMGLVSFTGIGDKDTLNAKKGKKTAVFSKVVYKGDDQIYKDNPLQANEFYNPLLQGCYPDPAITRKGGDYYMVCSSFAMFPGVPIFHSKDLVNWTDLGGVLNNVAEFNPNDTRISGGVYAPGITYNPHNETFYMIVTAFSGNLGNIIVKTKDPKKGWGSPIKLDFNGIDPCIFFDDNGKGYIVHNDAPDKGKELYEGHRVIKVWEYDVENDKVILGTDKIIVDGGIDLSKKPIWIEAPHLYKKGGSYYLMCAEGGTGGNHSEVIFKSDSPKGPFIPAPSNPILTQRYFSKDRANKVDWAGHADIFKGPNDKYYGVFLGVRPNEKSRVNTGRETFILPVDWSGVYPVFENGLIPLEPKLKIPNGVIENKTGKEGFFPNGNFTFEENFTNQKLDYRWIGLRGPRENFTTITKKGLEITPFEVNIKEIKPTSTLFYRQQHNAFSFETNVDFIPTSEKDLAGIVCLQSEKFNYVFGITKKGKDTYILLERTEKGQSKIITSTKIDIKKSIRLQVKATGDNYQFSYSLNNVYFENLGGTVSGDILSTNVAGGFTGALIGLYATAANDAKP; this is translated from the coding sequence ATGAAAAAGAGATATATAATTTTTTTATTCTCAGTAATGGGGCTAGTTTCATTTACAGGAATAGGGGATAAAGATACGCTTAACGCAAAAAAAGGAAAAAAAACAGCTGTTTTTTCTAAAGTGGTTTACAAAGGAGATGACCAAATTTATAAAGACAATCCATTGCAAGCTAATGAATTTTACAATCCTCTATTGCAAGGATGCTATCCAGACCCTGCGATAACTAGAAAAGGAGGCGATTATTATATGGTTTGCTCTTCATTTGCAATGTTTCCGGGAGTACCAATTTTTCACTCAAAAGACTTAGTAAATTGGACAGATTTGGGAGGCGTTTTAAACAATGTCGCCGAATTTAATCCAAATGACACACGTATTAGTGGAGGAGTTTATGCTCCGGGGATTACATACAATCCTCATAACGAAACTTTTTACATGATTGTAACGGCGTTTTCAGGGAATCTTGGAAATATTATCGTAAAAACTAAAGACCCCAAAAAAGGTTGGGGGAGTCCAATTAAACTAGATTTTAATGGAATCGACCCATGTATTTTCTTTGATGATAACGGAAAAGGGTATATTGTTCACAATGATGCTCCTGATAAAGGTAAAGAACTTTATGAAGGACATCGTGTCATTAAAGTTTGGGAATATGATGTAGAAAATGATAAAGTAATTCTGGGAACTGATAAAATTATCGTTGATGGAGGTATTGATCTGTCTAAAAAACCTATTTGGATTGAAGCTCCTCATTTGTATAAAAAAGGAGGTAGTTATTATTTAATGTGTGCAGAAGGAGGAACTGGAGGCAATCATAGTGAAGTCATTTTTAAAAGTGATAGTCCGAAAGGACCTTTTATACCTGCTCCGAGTAATCCTATTTTAACGCAGCGTTATTTTTCAAAAGATAGAGCTAATAAGGTTGATTGGGCTGGCCATGCCGACATATTTAAAGGACCAAATGACAAATATTATGGTGTATTTCTTGGTGTTCGTCCAAACGAAAAGTCCAGAGTAAACACAGGACGTGAAACTTTTATTTTACCAGTTGATTGGTCTGGAGTGTATCCGGTTTTTGAAAATGGACTAATCCCATTAGAACCAAAATTAAAAATACCAAACGGTGTGATTGAAAATAAAACGGGTAAAGAAGGATTCTTCCCTAATGGAAATTTTACATTTGAAGAGAATTTCACCAATCAGAAATTAGATTATCGATGGATTGGTCTGAGAGGTCCTCGCGAAAATTTCACTACAATTACTAAAAAAGGATTAGAAATTACTCCATTTGAAGTTAATATCAAGGAAATTAAACCTACTTCTACACTTTTTTACAGACAGCAACACAATGCATTTTCATTTGAGACGAATGTAGATTTTATCCCAACATCCGAAAAAGATTTGGCAGGGATTGTGTGCCTGCAAAGCGAGAAATTTAATTATGTTTTTGGTATAACAAAAAAAGGTAAGGATACCTATATTTTGTTGGAAAGAACAGAAAAAGGGCAGTCAAAAATTATTACAAGCACTAAAATCGATATTAAAAAATCAATTCGTTTACAGGTAAAAGCAACAGGAGATAATTATCAGTTTAGTTATTCTCTTAATAATGTTTATTTTGAAAATTTAGGAGGAACAGTTTCAGGAGATATTCTTTCAACTAATGTGGCAGGTGGTTTTACAGGAGCTTTGATAGGTCTTTATGCGACTGCAGCAAATGATGCAAAACCTTGA
- a CDS encoding SGNH/GDSL hydrolase family protein has protein sequence METKMRSVLLLILLVFFGCKSDQASIKVAEKSNTENWVGTWATAQQLVEPNNMPPTPGLSDNTLRQIIRVSIGGKQMRLRFSNIFSDQPTFLKSVSVANVVNGAIIDEKTQKQLSFKGNSAITLSPEQEMFSDAFDFPLQAGQLLAITIHYGKTSQKVSGHPGSRTTSYILEGDKLNNETFSGAIKTDHWYTIIGVDVKAVKNTANVVCLGNSITDGRGSGTNKQNRWTDILSARLSANKSTERIGVLNLGIGGNCVVQGGLGPTALNRFDRDVLSQAGTKWLIILEGINDIGGIKRAEDGPIRAQELIDAYKVMIDKAHAKGIKVYGCTILPFEKSFYDTPYRQNARDIVNAWIRNDSKYDAIIDFDKIMASDIDSKIILSNMHDGDFLHPNELGYCRMGEAIDLDLFK, from the coding sequence ATGGAAACAAAAATGAGGTCAGTTTTATTGTTAATTCTGCTTGTATTTTTTGGATGTAAATCCGATCAGGCATCAATAAAAGTAGCTGAAAAATCAAACACTGAAAATTGGGTTGGTACATGGGCTACAGCTCAACAGTTAGTAGAGCCAAATAATATGCCTCCGACTCCAGGTCTTTCAGATAATACACTTCGACAAATTATTAGAGTTTCAATAGGGGGAAAGCAAATGCGATTGCGTTTTTCAAATATTTTTAGTGATCAGCCGACATTTTTGAAATCAGTAAGTGTTGCAAATGTTGTTAATGGAGCAATTATCGATGAGAAGACTCAAAAACAACTTAGTTTCAAAGGAAACTCAGCAATAACATTAAGTCCTGAACAGGAAATGTTTTCTGATGCTTTTGATTTTCCGTTGCAGGCTGGTCAGCTTTTAGCGATTACTATTCATTATGGAAAAACATCGCAAAAAGTTTCAGGACATCCCGGTTCCCGTACAACATCATATATTTTGGAGGGCGATAAGCTTAACAATGAAACTTTTTCAGGAGCAATAAAAACAGATCATTGGTATACTATCATTGGTGTCGATGTGAAGGCTGTCAAAAATACAGCTAATGTAGTTTGCTTAGGAAACTCTATTACTGACGGGCGAGGATCTGGAACTAATAAGCAAAATCGATGGACAGACATATTATCTGCACGCTTATCTGCAAATAAAAGCACAGAGCGTATTGGTGTGTTGAATTTAGGAATAGGTGGAAACTGTGTAGTCCAAGGTGGTTTAGGACCTACTGCACTGAATCGTTTTGATAGGGATGTACTTTCTCAAGCTGGGACAAAATGGTTAATTATTCTTGAAGGAATAAATGATATTGGAGGCATTAAACGAGCTGAGGACGGACCAATTCGAGCACAAGAACTAATTGATGCTTATAAAGTGATGATAGATAAAGCTCATGCTAAGGGAATAAAAGTGTATGGTTGTACTATTTTGCCATTTGAGAAATCATTTTATGATACGCCGTATCGACAAAATGCAAGAGATATTGTAAATGCATGGATTCGAAATGATAGTAAATATGATGCAATCATTGATTTTGATAAAATAATGGCTTCAGATATTGACTCTAAAATTATATTATCCAATATGCATGATGGAGATTTTTTACATCCTAATGAACTGGGTTATTGCAGAATGGGTGAAGCAATAGATTTAGATTTATTTAAATAG